The region GTAGGTCTTGGCGTACCGCTCCGGAATGAACCGAAGCCGCCCGTCCAGCAGGGGCTTTAAGGCCAAACCGGCCAGCGAATTAACCGGCACATCCGTCCCGTCAATCAGTCCCGTTCCGAAACGTCCCGCCAGCCGTTCAATCGGCTTTTTCACCGCCACATACCACTGGTCCGACAGATACGGCTCAATCGGCACGTGGCTTCGATAACTGTGCCCGACCTCGTGCGTATAATCCCGCACATCCTCCAGCAGATTTTCCTGCCGGAACCATTCCACCACCGCCTCGCGGGCTTCAAAGCGGTCCATCCCCAGCAGATTTTCCACATCCGGATTGCGAATCGTCTCCCAATCCGTCCAGCCGTATTTTTCGCTGATGGTACCGTCCGGAGCCATCACGTTAATCACAGGCAGATTGTGCCGCCGGCCGATTTCCCAGTCGTCCGGGTCGTGGGCCGGTGTCACCTTCAGAAATCCCGTCGAAAACCGGGCCTTCTCCTCATCGCTGTCCGGATTCGGCAAGACTACATGCTCATCGGCCACAATCGGAATTACCCGTCCGACAATCGGCAGCCGCACGCGTTTTCCCACCAGCACAGCCGCTCGCGGGTCCGCCGGATTCATCGCCACGGCCGTATCTCCCAGCATCGTCTCCGGCCGTGTCGTGGCCACCGTAACAGTCCGTATCGTCTGCCCCCCGATCACCACCGGCTCCGTCAGCGGATACTTCAAATACCAGAAGTGCCCCTTGACTGTTTCGTATTCCACCTCATCATCCGCCAGAACCGTCTGGGTCGCCGGGTCCCAGTTTACCAGCCGTTTGCCTCGATAAATCAGCCCATCCCGGAACAGCAGGAAAAAGGTCTGGCGCACCGCCCGGGCGCAAATTTCATCCATCGTAAACCGTGTCCGCTCCCAGTCGCACGAACAGCCCATCTGCTTGAGCTGTCCGAGAATGCAGGCCTCATATTCATCCTTCCAGGCCTGCACGTGGGCTACAAACTCCTCCCGTGAAAAATCCTTTCGCCGCCTGCCCTGCTCGGCCAGAAGCCGTTTTTCCACAACCGTCTGCGTGGCAATCCCCGCATGGTCCGTCCCCGGCATCCACAGCGTCGTATAGCCCTGCATCCGCCGCCGGCGAATGAGAATATCCTGAAGCGTATTGTTCAGCGCATGGCCCAGATGCAGCGCCGCCGTCACATTCGGCGGCGGAATCACAATCGTAAACGTCCCTTTCGGATTGTGGACCGATGTCTCGGCATGCCACCAGCGTCCCCGCTCCCACAGCTGCCGAACCTCCTGCTCCACCGTCCGCGGCTCATAAACCTTGGCCATTTCCTCGCTCATGATGCTCCCTTTGGCGTCTTTGCCGGATGATCCCCAGGCCCGAAAGGGCCTGCCGGATGCATTTCCACCCTTTTTCTCTTCATCGATTTTTAACAAAAAAACGTCCCGGCCTGATTTTCCACAGCCCGGGACGCCTATTGTATCACACCCAAACCCGCTGTAAAGCCGCTTTTGGACGCCGCTTAATCCAGCTTCAGACTCATCAGAAATTCCGCATTGGTCTTGTATTTAGCCAGACGCGTCTTGAGCAGCTCAATCGCTTCCACCATATTCATCTCACTGAGCACTTTGCGGAGCCGATAGACCAGTTCGAGTTCGCGCGGGTCCAGCAGCAGTTCTTCACGGCGGGTGCCGCTCTTGCTGATATCAATCGCCGGGAAGGTCCGCCGCTCCACCAGTTTGCGGTCCAGATGCAGTTCCATATTGCCCGTGGCCTTGAACTCCTCGAAAATCACTTCATCCATTTTCGAGCCTGTATCAATCAGGGCGGTGGCGATAATCGTCAGCGAGCCGCCGTTTTCGATGTTTCGGGCCGCACCGAAAAACCGTTTGGGCATCTGCATCGCGTTGGCATCCACACCGCCGGTCAGAATCTTGCCGGAGTGCGGCATCTCCGTATTGTAGGCCCGGGCCAGACGGGTAATCGAATCCAGCAGAATCACCACATCTTCGCCGTATTCGACCATTCGCTTGGCTTTCTCAATCACCATCTCGGCCACCTGGCAGTGCCGGGAAGCCGGTTCATCAAACGTCGAGCTGATGACCTCGACGTCCTTGGCCACTTTGCGCTGCATGTCCGTCACTTCTTCCGGACGCTCATCGATCAGCAGCACAATCATCCGCACCTCCGGGTGGTTGGTGCTGATGGCATTGGCAATCTTCTGCAGCAGAACCGTTTTGCCGGTCCGCGGCGGAGCCACCAGAAGGCCGCGCTGGCCCTTGCCGATCGGCGTAATCAAATCCATAATCCGGGTGCTCATCTCATCCGGCGTTGTCTCCAGCACCAGCCGCTCCTGAGCATGCAGCGGCGTCAGGTCCCGGAACACGACCTTTTCGGCCAGCTTGTCC is a window of Anaerohalosphaeraceae bacterium DNA encoding:
- the rho gene encoding transcription termination factor Rho, translating into MAKATTKQTEKKRGRRKKTENEASAEMETAGQPVGSEASSEETGTETPVSEPSATAQAESEPAQAAQASDASTQTETVPAQPVKEESIHEKYERIKKGNLHITDLQNLDAGELHRIAKEEGITDYMGLTKQELIFKILKQRIQQNGLMYGEGVLEILPDGFGFLRSPKYNYLASPDDVYVSPSQIRRFGLRSGNIVSGQIRPPKESEKYFALLRVEAINYQAPDKLAEKVVFRDLTPLHAQERLVLETTPDEMSTRIMDLITPIGKGQRGLLVAPPRTGKTVLLQKIANAISTNHPEVRMIVLLIDERPEEVTDMQRKVAKDVEVISSTFDEPASRHCQVAEMVIEKAKRMVEYGEDVVILLDSITRLARAYNTEMPHSGKILTGGVDANAMQMPKRFFGAARNIENGGSLTIIATALIDTGSKMDEVIFEEFKATGNMELHLDRKLVERRTFPAIDISKSGTRREELLLDPRELELVYRLRKVLSEMNMVEAIELLKTRLAKYKTNAEFLMSLKLD